The Halostagnicola kamekurae sequence ACGAGAAGGACTGCTCGCAGCGCTGGGCGAAGACAGACTACTGGCGGGATCGGTTCAACGACTAACTCGTTCTTCTTTTTGCAGAAGCTGATAAGTAGGATGCACTAACACTCACACGTAGTGAGATGGCTATCTTCGGTACTCTATTCGAAGTGCTGTCCATAACCGGGTACTTTTCTACGCTCTTTGGAATGGTGGCGTACGCTCGTCTCATACTCTCTGAAATATTTGAACAGGAGAATATCGAGGTGAGTTCGGGGCTTACCTGGCTTGTCGCGCTTTGTGCCATCGTCTCAGCCACAGGAGCGGCTGGATCCAGCCAAATTATCACAGCCTATGGGCTCCTGTTGCCGTTGTTCGAAATCATGATGGCGGCTATTGGCGGAGGCGTTGCAATCACGTCTATCTCGCAACTCATACTCTGGCTCGTCGAGAACACCTAATATTCAATCACGCATCTTATGAGAACTATACCGGGCCCAGTACAGCGATTATTCGGAATTACAAGTAGTCTTTTTAGGATACCAGACAGTTTTCGAGAATATGATCGCCGATCTGCGGGTGTTCGACGACGAGTTCGTCCCACCCGATTTGCTCCATCGGGAGAACGAGATCGAACAGCTTCTCCGCCGGTTTACCACCCGCCACCCAGCGGAGTCGGACGTCCTTATCTCCGGACCCAGTGGGGTCGGGAAGACAGTTCTCGCCCGAACAGCGGTCGATCACCTCGAGACACAGACCGACGTCACGCGGGTGTTCGTCGACTCGCTCGGGAAGACGACCGGCGGCATTCTTCGGGCGATGCTCGAGCAGCTGCCTCGAGGACCGAACGAGGTCGCCCAGACCCTCCCGACGAGAGACGTCTGCCGAGAGATCCGTGAGGCGATCACCAGCGAAACGATCGTCGTCCTGGATGAAGGTGATGATCTCCCCCAGACGAACGCAGTCGGTGAACTGCTCGCGATGGCGAACGTCACGGTCGTGGTGATCGCCCACGACGGAACCGATTGGCTCTCACGTCTGGACGTCACCGACGGCCACCGACTCGACCAGGGTCACCTTGAGCTCGGACGCTACGGCGTCGACGAACTCGCGGACATCCTTGAGCGGCGTGCCCGCCAGGGATTGCATGGCGAACCCGTCTCTCGAGCCCAACTCGAGGCGATCGCCGACGAGGTCGCCGGCGTCGCTCGCCATGGGATCCAGTCGCTGCGCTCCGCGGCAGTGCTCGCTCGGGAACGCGGCCACCGTCGGGTGCGCGATCGGGACGTCGACGACTCCTACGAACATGCCCGCCACCGAATTCGGAAGTTGAATCTAAGTTCATTGCCGTTTCACCACCAAGTGCTGTATGCGATAATTCACGAAGCTGAGGAGCTCTCGGCGTCGGAGTTGCACGACCGCTACGACGCTGTTTCGGGGGATATCTATGCGGGGTCGCCGCCGCAACCACTTGGAGAACGCGCTCGCCGGGAGAAGCTCTCGAAGCTTGCAGAGTACGATCTCATCGACTATGACGGTCCGACACGTGATCGGCTCTACTGGGTAATTGATTCTGATGTAGAACCATTGCTAGAACTACCGGGAAGAATGCCATTAGAATGACCAATCGTCTTTTAGAACCACAATTATATTTAAAACAGATCTATTATAACTTCAATATTCACAGTTTCCTTTGATTGGCACATAGCGCTGATCAGGAGTAGGCTAACGGTATAGAGTACAAAAGCGAGGGCTCTGGTGAATCGCTAGACTCCGGCGACTTTCAACTCTATATCAGGTGCTCGATGCACTACTCTTGGACAATTCTGGCTTCAGTTTCCCCCGAATCTCTGCTGGCGAAACGATTGGACTCATTCACAGTGCCACTATGTAGGTCCAACCCAACGCCCTATGGCGATTCACCAGAGCCAAAGCGAGTAAAGGCCAAATGAGGTGGATGTTCTCGATCATTGTTCAGTGAAAGATTGGTTGCTAAGGATGATTTAAATAGGGCGAGAAACTACTTTAACGTGGTATATTATATATGGCCGATGAAGGTCGATCAAGAGGCGGCCCCGCCTCTTTTGCTTTGACACAAGCGGAAAGAGAGTTCCTAAAAAACGGATCTACCGGTGGTTATCGAAAATCGAAATTGGAGTCGCAGATAGAAGCGAAAAAGGATAAATTACCTGAACGTTTTGAGAGGCTTATGGATGATATGGAATTACTTTCTGATCGAATGGATGTGGATATGCTAGAACAGTTATCGCTCAAAAGTTTGCCAAATTCACTATCAATGTATGATTCATCAATACCACTGACAGAGCTAAATCTGGAGTTCAGGCCGATGTCTCCGGCCTGTGAATTAGGGAGAGAAATAGGTGAAACCATACATCACGTAATGAGTGGTCGCGATGATCAGCAAATGCGAGAGATAGTATCTCAGATGTCATTTGGATTCATACTTGGTGCATATATACTTCCATTGCCAGTTGCGGAGGTTGACAAACATGGAGTTGATCAATTTATTGGTGAAATAAATGAGATGTCACTCACATTCGCTTCTAAGTTTGACGAGGAGAGAATGACATTCGACGAATTTACGGAAGGGATGGATGAATATAGTCAAAAATGGAGGGAAATCGAGAGAGATATTGATCAAAATATCCGGCATACATTATTCGAAGCTGGCTATCTTTATGACGACGACCAACATTTATTTCCAGACCCCACACCCGATGGGATATTATTTTCCCTTGATGATACTGATTATTCGACGAAATGGGAGGAGTATAGAAACTCACGAAGTCACAAAATAATCAAAAAAACAAGAGACTACTTGATCGCAGATGGTGTGGATAGTGATATCATCGACATGAGTGTTGGTTATAGCACTATTCCCGGTTCTGGAGGTAATGTGGCGGCATTCCAAGATACCCACGATTTAGATCAATTAGATGTAGATGTGTTCGCCTCAAAAGAGAACATTCTTGAAGTGTATTCCAAGTATCGTATCCGAAAGCGAATCCAGCTTAGTTCTCGGCTAGCGGAAGACACCTCTCGACTGAGAGATCATCGGTGGAGAGGAGTCAATGCATTTCAGGTTTTCAAACTAATAAACACTGAGGGACCTAATATATCCTCACATGAAATTGCTGAAATTATTGGTTCCCGGAAACACCGTGATCCTCAAGTAACGGCTATTGGTCGGGCACTTTCAGGAGAACACTATGACTCTCAAACAAATTGGAAAGAACTTCCTTTACTATCAGGTAACAAGAGATCATGGAGACTGACTGATTATGGGGAAGTATTAGCTCAATATATATTTCGGGATTTGCCAATGTTCAACAAATTATCTCAGATTCCGAAGGAATTGGTCAATCAAGGTATTGACTCGCTAGAAGAAATCACGCCCTCTAGATAATATACTGTTTTCTGCGACCCTTTCAGAGTGATATAGATAATATATCTATCTGACGAGACATTCGGAATTGAAAGGGGGTTTAAAGCAAACACCATGCCAATCAGCGGTTGTCATGTCGACTGCAAGGCGAACGATCGATGTCGACCTCCGCACTGACGTCGACGCCGAGATCCCGGCGGAGGTGCCACGGGTAATTGCGCTTGAGATCGAGTACGGTGACGACAGCGAGCGAACGGTGCATCTCAATCACGGACCAGAAGAGTGGACGTTCGAATTCGTCCGGGGGCAGTGTACCGATCGCGATCCACCAACACGGACAGTCCCGCAGTGGATCAACGAAGCGCTCAGAGCTGTGGAAGCAGAGATCCGGTGAGAGAAGATGTCAGTCTTCGACGCCCTCGACCGGCTCGAGTTCCCCAGCGTCGAGGTCCCCCTCGAGATAAGCTTCTCCGAACTCTGTCAACCGATAAAGTCCACGGTCAAGTCGCTCAAGCAATCCGTATTTCGTGAGCTCTCGGCACCGGTCGCCGGCATATTCACGGCTGATGTCGATACGAGGAACAAAACCGTCACGAGACAATGCTCGAGGCGTCATGTTCCCCTCCTCATTCATCAGTTCCAGAATGCGATCGTCAGTCGGCGAACGCATCCAATCTGCCGGCTTCCTCATCTGTCGTTTAACTGGGTCGGTAGGACTCATATGTACACCGATATGATGACCTGTTCAGGCCACTAGCCTATAAGAGTCCGGTTACTAGCTGGTAGATATCCGGCCAGTGGTGGGAAAAGTATTAAACGGTCGAACCAGTCACTATAGATAGGAAGTCATCCTCGCCAGAATCTGCGAAGATTCGGGGTGTTGGCGCACCCCGAGGTTGACTTCCGAACCCTTCACACGGGGAATTCAGAAGTCATGTCCAACGAGCACACCGGGGTAAAAAGAGATTGCCCCACAGAACGCAGTACCGCCGGCCGTCCACACGGCCGAGATGACTCTCCAGCGCCCACTGATTTATCCGAAAAACCACCGCGCGGCAACGCGGTAGCACAGACGGGAGGTTGTTCAGGCCACCAGCCCCGTCTAGGAAACTCGCACACGCGCGACGCGGATAACGCTACCCCATCGACATACCTGGTCGAGGCGCTCGAGCGTGCCGACCGCTACGATTCGACGTTCTTCTACGGGGTGCGACTATGACTGCAGCCGCCCGACCCGATCAGCCTGCGAAATTCCCACGCAAGCTGACGACCGACAAGGCGCTGCACCTGTTCCAGCCGATTCGCCGCCGACTCGTCGTCGAGCTCGTCGACGTACTCGGACCGATGCATATCCGAGCGCTGTCGGACGCGATCGCGTGCATCACCGACAGCCAGTACGACTCCGTATACGTCTCGCTATCTCAGCAACATCTCCCGAAACTCGACGATTACGACATCGTCGAATTCGATGAGCAGGACCTCGAGGTCGCACCAGGCCCCCACTTTGCTGACTGTGCGGCGTTTGTCGACGACGCCCAGAGCCGGTTCCGCTCAGAAGCCGACAGCGAACAGATCGATAGAGGTGAGCGGTGATGGCCTCTTACAACTGTCTCTACCCCGAACCGGTCGTGATGGACGGTGACGGCCTTGAGTGGGGGCCCATCCAGTGGGCCGACGAAGGCACGTTCGAAGATGCCGACTACCCGAAACCTGCCGAGAACGAGCGCCGATTCTACACGATCGCCATCCGTCGTGGGTGGGCAGAGAACACCGACGTCGCGTCGATCGCCGTCCTCGGTGTGACCCGCGACCTCGAGATCGGGCTCGAGACCCGCTACCGCGCAACCAGTGAGGACTGGACACTATGTGATCGCGACGGAGTTCCGCCGTCGGTGTGCAAACGCCCACCCGCGGATTCCACGATCCCAACGGCACGAAAAGACAAGTTCCGACAAGTCCTCAAGCGCGCCCACGATTTCGAGAACAGCGCCGTCGACGCACGTCACGAGGGGACAAGCGAAGTCCGAGCCGACGGTGGGATTCGGGAATCCGAGTAAGTCGATCGCGCCGTTCGCGAAGCTGCGACGTTGATCGACGCCGGCGATAGCACGAGCGTCGCGATCAACTACGTCGTCGGCGAGTACGAACTCGAGCATCGTCGCGACGACGTCCACCAGCGCGTTCGCGACCGACTCGAGCGGGTTGTGGCGACCGACGGTGGTCGCGATGCCTTCCTCGCAGGTGACGCCCACTGGTGTGACCTTTGCGAGACCCCATTTGAGACGCTAGGCGAGTTGATCCGTCACGACTGCCAGGAGCAACAGGCGATCGCCGACGGTGGACGTCCACAACATCGAGCGGACTGTGAGGACTGCAGTTGGTCCTACCGCGACACTGATCTCGTGGATGTCTCTGACGAGATGGAGCGCCACGCGCGCAAAGAGATGCATGATGTCGACCTCGAGCGAGCGGTCGTGACCGATGGCGGCCAGTGTGTGGACGAGAGTGCCCAGTTCGCGAGGGGCCATCACTCGTTGTTGTCAAAGATATCCGATTTATCAACAGTCCTGAGGATCCCCTCTTCACAGGCACATGAATTCTCCGGAGAAACCGGTCGGATAGAGCCGTCGGCTAATACCCAGACAGTGAAGACTGCACCACAACTGTCACACTTCCCAGGGAGTTTTTCTTTGTCTTCGTCAGCATCTGATGGGTTCATCAAACCAAGTCCATTGACAACATATAACAATAGATTTCTGCCGGTCAAGTACCTGCCTATCGGTACCCCTCACCGGACATCGCAACCAGAGACTTGTCTGCCGTTCGCAGAGTCTGAGAACTCCACTGGAACCGAAGGGGGTGACCGTCAGTGAGCAGTGAACTCATCCCCGACGATTTCGACCTCAAACACGCTCGCCAGGCACCGTCGACGACGCCACACAACGAGCGTCCGCGCTGTCCGGAATGCAACCAACTCGCGGTTCGAAAGAAGACAGGGAAACCATCCAGTAACCCAGGTGGACCATCTCACTACTGTAACCGCTGTGGAGCGAAGTTCGATGAACCCGTCTACGGTGATTCCGATGAGTGACCCCGCCGACGGGCTTCGTCGATTCGCCGACGTCGTCGCCGTCTTCCAGGACACACCGATCGGCATCGACGACGCTCGGTTGCTCGAGGCCGACGACGAAACGCTCCACGGCCAGCTCACCGTCACTGTTCGCGACGACGATCTCGAGGGCTTCGGAGATCCAACCGAAGCCGCCGACCGACGTGGTGATGAGGGTGATGCCCCCGAAAAGACGCTGGATCACACTGACACCGAGGATCTCGAGCGGGCATACAACGCAGCGGACGGCAATATCAGCGCTGCCGCCGAGCGCTTCGATGTCGGCTACGGCGCTGTCTACAACCGGATGGTCGAGAACGGAATTCACGAGAGACAAAGCGGCACCTCCACCGAGGACGACACCACCGAATCAACGTCAGAGTCAGAGGCACCAGTCGACCTCGAGGAGGACGCCACGGACGATTCGCCGGCGGGCACCGGCGATGACGAAGCCGACTCTCCCCCATCGTCAGATGGTCAGGAAATCGAAGCATCTATCGAAGACAACACTAACGAACAGGTGTCAGAGGTACCAAATGTCGACCACGACGAGGACGATTCGTCGGCGGGCACCGACGAAGGCGTCCAGGAGGACACCGACGAGATCACCGTCGACGCTGTCGATGGCGAGAAGGACGAACCCGATATCGCGCTCCCCGATGGCGTAACCGAAGCCGACGTTCTTGCTGTTGTTGACGAGTTCGACGCACTCGGTACTATAGCTGATGAACTCGGTGTTACGCGAGGGCGAGCACGGGCGATTACGGTTGCTCTCGGTTGCTATGGAGATGTTCGGGAAGTCTCCGGAGGGGACCAATGAGCCAGAGCGAGTGCTCCGTCTGTGGCGAGGAGCTCGCAAGCCCACTTGCCGGGCCCGCCCACGCGCGCAAACACAAGAACCGATTCGAGAAGCTGGTTGGACGTCGACCGGACGACTACAGCGAGGTCCAGGCGCTATTCAACGAAGGCGGGGTTCCCGAGGACGTCGACCTCGAGACTGGCTCATGGATGACACTCGAGCAGTTCGTCGACGGGCGAGCGCAACTGAGCCCCTTCGAGGGCCTTGCTCTCGTCGCGATCGTCTCAGCAGCCCTCTTATTCTCACTCCTACTCGCAAAGGGGGTGGTGTTCGCGTGAGCACGAGCACCGAGGACATTGCCGATCGCGAACGCCTGCGTGCAGCCGAGCACGTGGTCGGAGCCACGGAACACGTCGAAGACCAATGGCCCGATCGCGCTCTCGTCGACGACGTCGACATCGAACAGGCGTGGTCCGAAGCTACCCCGATCCACTATCCGAGTGCCCGACGCGGGGCAGTTGCCCGGTACCACCGTCGCAGCGACACCGTCATTCTCGCCCGACAGGGCGCGATCACGACGTGCATTGAGCTGATGGACCGCCCGTGGTCCGAGCGTATCTACATCCGAAAACAGGTGACAGACCAATGAGTACGGCTGACTCTCCCCAACCAGTTGACGACCTAACCGACGACGAACGAGCGTTATTCGAACGGATTGCTGAGAAACACGAGGATGACGACGAGGTGCGACGTATCTGCGAGATCGTGCTTCAGTCCTCAGACGATAACGAGGAGGCGAACTCATGAAGGTCGTCTTTGTCCATGACGTGGGGTTTCTCCTCGAGCGTCCGTCGAGCGCTGACGAACTCTCGCCGATCCTCCGGGTCCTCGGCTTCGATCGACCGATCGTCGAGGACGCTGCGGACTTCGTCGAGGAGTTCCTTCGCCTCGAAATCGAGGCTCTGGTGACAGTGGATACAGAAATCCCGGTCACTCGGGGTG is a genomic window containing:
- a CDS encoding Cdc6/Cdc18 family protein, whose translation is MIADLRVFDDEFVPPDLLHRENEIEQLLRRFTTRHPAESDVLISGPSGVGKTVLARTAVDHLETQTDVTRVFVDSLGKTTGGILRAMLEQLPRGPNEVAQTLPTRDVCREIREAITSETIVVLDEGDDLPQTNAVGELLAMANVTVVVIAHDGTDWLSRLDVTDGHRLDQGHLELGRYGVDELADILERRARQGLHGEPVSRAQLEAIADEVAGVARHGIQSLRSAAVLARERGHRRVRDRDVDDSYEHARHRIRKLNLSSLPFHHQVLYAIIHEAEELSASELHDRYDAVSGDIYAGSPPQPLGERARREKLSKLAEYDLIDYDGPTRDRLYWVIDSDVEPLLELPGRMPLE
- a CDS encoding DUF7344 domain-containing protein; protein product: MTAAARPDQPAKFPRKLTTDKALHLFQPIRRRLVVELVDVLGPMHIRALSDAIACITDSQYDSVYVSLSQQHLPKLDDYDIVEFDEQDLEVAPGPHFADCAAFVDDAQSRFRSEADSEQIDRGER